A genomic segment from Corylus avellana chromosome ca5, CavTom2PMs-1.0 encodes:
- the LOC132181330 gene encoding putative cyclin-D6-1 codes for MEFDLENPLTDFHEPHSDTITSLFLVESDHMPSENYLQSLQATDFGIFVRQQTISSISKFSCNFDPLLSYLAVNYLDRFLSSQGMLQPKPWVLRLLAISCISLAAKMKKTEFSLADFQGDGGFIFDTQTMERMEILILGALKWRMRSITPFSFISYFISLFKVEDPSLRQALKARATEIIFKAQNDIKLLEFKPSVIAASALLSAAHELLPLQYPCFRSATSNCSYVNKEELLQCFKEMQEIVIDGYESVLEMVSSSVTTVNVLDQKFSSSESEKTNGTFTTMRPERDIKRRKIIDYCGNLTVQISRIPQY; via the exons ATGGAGTTCGATCTCGAAAACCCATTGACCGATTTCCATGAACCGCACTCTGACACCATCACTTCTCTCTTCCTCGTTGAATCTGATCACATGCCATCAGAAAACTACCTTCAGAGTCTCCAAGCCACAGATTTTGGTATCTTTGTTCGACAACAAACCATCTCTTCAATTTCAAAG ttCTCTTGCAACTTCGATCCGCTCTTATCCTACCTTGCCGTCAATTATCTTGATCGCTTCTTATCTAGCCAGGGGATGCTG CAACCAAAGCCATGGGTTCTAAGGCTTCTTGCCATCTCCTGCATTTCACTAGCTGCCAAGATGAAGAAAACAGAGTTTTCCCTCGCTGATTTTCAG GGTGATGgaggttttatttttgacacACAAACAATGGAGAGAATGGAGATCCTCATCTTGGGAGCTCTAAAATGGCGGATGCGTTCCATCACACCCTTTTCTTTCATAtcttatttcatttccttgttcAAAGTTGAAGACCCATCACTGAGGCAGGCTCTCAAAGCCCGAGCTACAGAAATCATATTCAAAGCTCAAAATG ATATTAAGCTTTTGGAGTTCAAGCCTTCAGTAATTGCTGCTTCAGCACTTCTCTCTGCCGCTCATGAATTATTGCCCTTGCAATATCCTTGCTTCCGAAGCGCAACATCCAATTGTTCATATGTAAATAAA GAGGAGTTGTTGCAATGCTTCAAGGAGATGCAGGAGATTGTGATAGATGGGTACGAGTCAGTGCTGGAGATGGTATCGAGCTCAGTGACAACGGTCAATGTGTTAGACCAGAAGTTTTCAAGCTCCGAAAGTGAAAAAACTAATGGCACTTTTACTACAATGAGGCCAGAGAGAGACATAAAGAGGAGAAAAATCATTGATTACTGTGGAAATCTCACGGTCCAGATTTCTCGGATTCCACAGTACTGA